The following are from one region of the Chitinophagales bacterium genome:
- a CDS encoding N-acetyl-alpha-D-glucosaminyl L-malate synthase BshA, which translates to MKIGIVCYPTYGGSGVVATELGLGLADRGHDVHFIAYQQPVRLDTFHSNIYFHEVRIEASYPLFEYPPYETVLASNLVHVIRYEKLDLLHVHYAIPHASAAYIAKQILREEGIVVPVITTLHGTDITLVGKDATFAPVVAFSINHSDGITAVSENLKAETYRHFSIRKEIEVIPNFIDFSRFSKSNKDHFKKAIAPNGEKILIHVSNFRKVKRVEDVILVFQKVNAVIPCKLLMVGDGPERPRIEEMCRSLKVCEDVRFLGKQDPVEELLAIADLFILPSESESFGLAALEAMACQVPIISSNAGGIPEINIHGKTGFLSKIGDVDDMARNTIRLLQDENMLQRFRTQAYTHARQYDINNILPRYENFYSRVIAGVSVEQDK; encoded by the coding sequence ATGAAAATCGGAATTGTTTGCTACCCTACTTACGGAGGCAGCGGGGTTGTGGCCACAGAACTGGGACTCGGGCTGGCGGACAGGGGCCACGATGTACATTTTATCGCCTATCAGCAACCCGTAAGGCTGGATACGTTTCATTCCAACATTTACTTTCATGAAGTCCGGATTGAGGCCTCCTACCCGCTGTTTGAATATCCTCCTTATGAGACCGTGCTTGCCAGCAACCTGGTGCATGTTATTCGGTATGAGAAGCTGGACCTTTTGCATGTGCATTATGCCATTCCGCATGCATCAGCAGCCTACATAGCCAAGCAAATTCTCCGCGAAGAGGGTATTGTGGTGCCGGTGATTACCACGCTGCACGGAACCGATATAACGTTGGTAGGGAAAGACGCCACCTTTGCACCGGTAGTGGCGTTTTCCATCAATCATTCTGATGGCATTACCGCAGTTTCCGAAAATCTGAAAGCTGAAACTTACCGCCATTTTTCCATCAGAAAGGAAATAGAGGTCATTCCCAACTTCATTGACTTTTCCCGTTTCAGCAAAAGCAATAAAGACCATTTCAAAAAAGCTATTGCTCCTAACGGAGAAAAAATACTTATCCATGTTTCCAATTTTCGCAAAGTCAAACGGGTGGAAGATGTGATTCTGGTGTTCCAGAAAGTGAATGCGGTAATACCATGCAAGTTGCTGATGGTTGGGGACGGGCCGGAACGCCCACGCATTGAAGAAATGTGCCGCTCCCTCAAGGTTTGTGAAGACGTAAGATTTTTAGGAAAGCAAGACCCCGTTGAAGAACTGCTGGCAATAGCAGACCTATTCATTCTGCCTTCTGAAAGTGAAAGCTTCGGTCTTGCTGCTCTGGAAGCCATGGCCTGCCAGGTTCCGATTATCTCATCAAATGCAGGCGGCATTCCGGAAATCAATATCCACGGGAAGACCGGTTTTCTGAGTAAAATCGGAGATGTGGATGATATGGCACGCAATACCATCAGGCTGCTGCAGGACGAAAACATGCTTCAACGCTTTCGCACACAGGCCTATACACATGCCCGGCAATATGACATCAATAATATTCTTCCCCGTTATGAAAATTTTTATTCCCGTGTGATTGCAGGTGTTTCAGTTGAACAGGACAAATAA
- the metK gene encoding S-adenosylmethionine synthase, with translation MPYLFTSESVSEGHPDKVADQISDALVDHFLAFDPRSKVACETLVTTGQVVLAGEVKSSVYLDVQSIAREVIRKIGYTRSEYMFEANSCGILSAIHEQSPDINMGVDRQDPRLQGAGDQGMMFGYATKETEDYMPLPLFLAHRILEVLAQIRREGKEIPYLRPDAKSQVTVEYSDDHIPLSIDTIVVSTQHDEFDKDDARMLQKIKDDVIHILMPRVMDSIENPAVKALFKKDIRYHVNPTGKFVIGGPHGDTGLTGRKIIVDTYGGKGAHGGGAFSGKDPSKVDRSAAYATRHIAKNMVAAGLCDEVLVQVAYAIGVAEPMGVYVNTYGTSKIKMPDSEIAKKVREIFDLTPYGIEQRFNLRTPIYFETASYGHMGRKPAEVTKSFTDGAGQKKIMQVKLFPWEELNYVEKLRSAFNFSTRAVAV, from the coding sequence ATGCCCTACCTGTTTACTTCCGAGTCGGTTTCTGAAGGGCATCCCGATAAGGTTGCCGACCAGATCAGTGATGCCCTTGTAGATCATTTTCTGGCCTTTGACCCCAGGTCTAAAGTTGCCTGTGAAACGCTGGTTACCACCGGGCAGGTGGTATTGGCCGGAGAAGTGAAGTCATCGGTTTATTTGGATGTACAAAGCATCGCCCGCGAGGTAATCCGGAAGATAGGCTATACCCGCTCAGAATACATGTTTGAGGCCAATTCCTGTGGTATTCTCTCCGCTATCCATGAACAGTCTCCTGACATCAACATGGGCGTGGATCGCCAGGATCCGCGATTACAGGGAGCCGGAGACCAGGGAATGATGTTCGGTTATGCTACAAAAGAAACCGAAGACTACATGCCGTTGCCACTATTCCTTGCTCACCGCATTTTGGAAGTATTGGCTCAAATCAGGCGGGAGGGGAAAGAAATACCCTATCTGCGACCTGATGCCAAATCACAGGTAACCGTGGAGTATTCCGATGATCATATTCCTCTGAGTATTGATACCATTGTAGTGTCCACCCAGCATGATGAGTTTGATAAAGACGATGCGCGGATGCTACAGAAGATTAAGGATGACGTCATACACATCCTAATGCCCCGCGTCATGGATTCCATTGAAAACCCTGCAGTAAAAGCTCTTTTCAAAAAGGATATTCGTTATCATGTCAACCCCACCGGCAAATTTGTGATCGGGGGGCCGCATGGAGATACTGGCCTTACCGGCCGAAAAATCATTGTGGATACCTACGGTGGAAAAGGTGCCCATGGAGGAGGTGCTTTTTCTGGAAAAGACCCCTCCAAAGTGGACAGGTCAGCGGCCTATGCCACCCGCCATATCGCCAAAAATATGGTTGCTGCAGGCCTTTGTGATGAAGTGCTCGTGCAGGTGGCTTACGCAATCGGAGTTGCTGAGCCCATGGGAGTGTATGTCAACACGTATGGTACATCCAAAATAAAAATGCCGGATAGTGAAATCGCCAAAAAAGTGCGGGAAATCTTTGATCTCACCCCCTACGGTATTGAACAGCGATTTAATCTCCGCACACCCATTTATTTTGAAACAGCCTCCTACGGGCATATGGGAAGAAAACCTGCCGAGGTTACAAAATCTTTCACAGACGGTGCAGGACAGAAAAAAATCATGCAGGTCAAATTGTTCCCCTGGGAAGAACTAAATTATGTTGAAAAACTACGCAGCGCTTTCAATTTTAGCACACGGGCTGTAGCTGTCTGA
- the nusA gene encoding transcription termination/antitermination protein NusA — protein MNKAELIESFTEFKDNKNIDRPTMMKVLEEVFRTLLRKKYGTDENFDIIMNTEKGDIEIWRRREIVEDGKVEDPNKQIALSEALQIEPDYEVGEEAYEPIPVETFTRRAALTFKQTLQAKVNELEKDEIYKKYKDRVGEIVTAEVYQVWKKEVLLLDDEGNELILPKSEQIKHDFFKKGDTVRAVVKKVEMRGSNPVVILSRTDNAFLAKLMELEVPEIFDGLITIRNIVREPGEKAKVVVESYDDRIDPVGACVGMKGSRIHGIVRELKNENIDIINHTNNLSLLITRALAPAKITSLEINEEKKSVAVYLKPDQVSLAIGKGGINIRLASRLVGYQIDVYRDIDEGEEYDVDLDEFADEIDSWIIDELKAIGCDTAKSVLELSKEELVRRTDLEEETINEVLRILRAEFEHDDKNTRH, from the coding sequence ATGAACAAAGCAGAACTGATAGAGTCCTTCACTGAATTTAAGGACAACAAAAACATTGATCGCCCGACCATGATGAAGGTCCTGGAAGAAGTGTTTCGCACTCTGCTCAGGAAAAAATATGGTACGGACGAAAACTTTGATATTATCATGAACACCGAGAAAGGGGATATTGAAATCTGGCGCAGAAGAGAGATCGTGGAAGACGGAAAAGTAGAAGACCCGAATAAGCAGATTGCCCTTTCCGAAGCGCTGCAAATAGAGCCCGATTATGAGGTGGGAGAAGAAGCCTACGAGCCCATACCCGTAGAAACTTTCACCCGCAGGGCAGCACTTACATTCAAACAAACCCTTCAGGCAAAAGTAAATGAACTGGAAAAAGACGAAATCTATAAAAAGTACAAAGACCGCGTGGGAGAAATAGTAACGGCTGAGGTATATCAGGTCTGGAAAAAGGAAGTCTTACTGCTGGATGATGAGGGGAATGAACTCATCCTACCCAAGTCTGAACAGATAAAACACGACTTCTTCAAAAAAGGAGATACGGTACGTGCTGTAGTGAAAAAAGTAGAAATGCGGGGGAGCAATCCCGTAGTCATTCTCTCAAGAACCGACAACGCCTTCCTGGCTAAATTGATGGAACTGGAAGTGCCTGAAATTTTTGATGGACTGATTACCATTCGCAATATTGTGCGCGAACCGGGTGAAAAAGCCAAGGTAGTTGTGGAGTCCTATGATGACCGCATTGACCCGGTAGGTGCCTGTGTCGGCATGAAGGGTTCCCGTATTCATGGAATAGTCAGAGAGCTCAAAAATGAAAACATTGACATTATTAACCATACTAACAATCTCAGCCTCCTTATTACCCGTGCACTGGCTCCGGCAAAAATCACTTCTCTGGAGATTAACGAAGAGAAAAAATCAGTAGCGGTGTATCTGAAGCCGGATCAGGTGTCATTGGCCATCGGAAAAGGAGGCATCAATATCCGCCTGGCAAGTCGCCTGGTGGGCTATCAGATTGACGTGTATCGGGATATTGATGAAGGCGAAGAATACGATGTAGACCTGGATGAATTTGCCGATGAAATTGACAGCTGGATTATTGACGAGCTGAAGGCCATCGGGTGTGATACCGCCAAGTCGGTTCTTGAACTCAGCAAGGAAGAGCTGGTCAGGCGTACCGACCTGGAAGAGGAAACTATTAATGAAGTGCTCCGGATACTGCGGGCAGAATTTGAGCATGACGATAAGAATACCCGACACTAA
- the pdhA/B gene encoding oxoisovalerate dehydrogenase subunits alpha/beta — protein MPTQTASVAISKETLTRAWELMCTARAMADLYEENREVFSKYVHATSKGHEAIQLACGLQLKPYDWVSPYYRDECMLLSFGYTPYDLMLQIFAKQDDPFSGGRTYYGHASSRREDMPKIPHQSSATGMQAIPATGIAQGLRYLEKQGLCSYQGQEPPVVICSIGDAALTEGEVAEAFHFAVLKTLPILYLVQDNEWDISAHAREVRAMDAVEFAKGFKGLQAYRINGSDFIACYELLHSVINKIRLERRPFLIQAKVPLLNHHTSGVRKEWYRPKADLEEHASRDPFPLFRKQLLAFGFREDELLQMQQRVKEQVVADYKRAYSAPDPSPADLTKYIFAETPIKEEQGTRSPAGAEKVVMVDAALHAVDEILKKHPEAVLYGQDVGGELGGVFREAALLAKKYGTERVFNTPITEAYIIGSTLGMSLVGCKPIVEIQFADYIWPGLNQLFTELSRSYYLSNGKWPVQSLIRVPTGAYGCGGPYHSSSVESVVLQIKGVKVVYPSNAADMKGLMKGAFYDPNPVVIFEHKGLYWSKVPGTQDAKTIEPDEDYIIPLGKAAIALEADAGEIHKGQTLTVITYGMGVHWAKNAARQFPGRIEVVDLRTLNPLDEDMVFSSVKKHGKCIVITEETVTHSFAEALAGRIASACFEFLDAPVKIIGAVNTPAIPINATLENAMLPSADKVAAVMKELLAY, from the coding sequence GTGCCAACACAAACCGCTTCAGTCGCCATAAGCAAAGAAACCCTCACCCGCGCATGGGAGCTGATGTGTACTGCACGTGCAATGGCTGACCTTTATGAGGAAAATCGCGAGGTTTTCAGTAAATATGTCCATGCGACTTCCAAAGGACACGAGGCCATTCAGCTCGCCTGCGGCCTGCAATTGAAGCCTTATGACTGGGTAAGTCCCTATTATCGGGATGAATGTATGCTGCTAAGCTTTGGCTACACGCCCTATGACCTGATGTTGCAGATATTTGCCAAACAAGATGATCCTTTTTCAGGCGGAAGAACATATTACGGACATGCCAGTTCCAGAAGGGAGGATATGCCCAAAATTCCGCACCAGTCCTCTGCCACAGGCATGCAGGCCATTCCTGCTACCGGCATTGCTCAGGGGCTGCGATATCTGGAGAAGCAGGGCCTTTGCTCTTATCAGGGACAGGAGCCTCCTGTGGTGATATGCTCCATCGGAGATGCAGCGCTCACTGAAGGTGAAGTAGCGGAGGCGTTTCATTTTGCAGTGTTGAAAACCCTTCCAATCCTGTATCTGGTGCAGGACAATGAGTGGGATATCTCAGCCCATGCCAGGGAAGTAAGAGCAATGGATGCCGTTGAGTTCGCAAAGGGATTTAAAGGACTGCAGGCATACCGCATCAATGGCTCAGATTTTATTGCATGTTATGAGCTATTGCATTCGGTTATAAATAAAATACGCCTGGAGCGCAGGCCATTTCTGATTCAGGCGAAAGTGCCTCTGCTTAATCATCATACATCCGGTGTTCGCAAGGAGTGGTATCGGCCAAAGGCAGACCTGGAAGAGCATGCTTCGCGTGATCCGTTTCCCTTGTTCAGGAAGCAGCTTCTTGCCTTCGGCTTTCGGGAGGATGAGTTGCTGCAGATGCAGCAAAGGGTAAAGGAACAGGTGGTTGCCGATTATAAACGTGCTTACAGTGCTCCGGACCCATCGCCTGCCGATTTAACGAAATACATTTTTGCAGAAACGCCCATTAAAGAAGAACAAGGAACCCGGTCTCCGGCAGGTGCCGAAAAAGTAGTAATGGTGGATGCGGCACTGCATGCAGTAGATGAGATACTCAAAAAACATCCCGAAGCCGTGCTCTATGGACAGGATGTAGGAGGAGAATTGGGCGGGGTGTTTCGCGAAGCGGCTTTACTGGCTAAAAAGTATGGCACTGAGCGGGTATTTAATACGCCTATTACAGAAGCATATATCATTGGCAGCACCCTGGGAATGTCTCTGGTCGGCTGCAAACCCATTGTGGAAATTCAATTTGCCGACTATATCTGGCCTGGTCTCAATCAGCTATTTACCGAGCTGAGCCGCTCCTATTACCTCTCCAATGGAAAATGGCCCGTGCAAAGCCTCATTCGGGTACCTACCGGGGCCTATGGGTGTGGGGGGCCGTATCATTCATCCAGTGTAGAATCCGTAGTTCTGCAGATTAAAGGTGTTAAAGTGGTGTATCCCTCCAACGCTGCCGATATGAAGGGCCTTATGAAAGGTGCTTTTTACGACCCCAATCCGGTTGTTATTTTTGAGCATAAGGGGCTTTACTGGTCTAAAGTGCCGGGAACGCAGGATGCAAAAACCATTGAACCCGATGAAGATTACATTATTCCGTTAGGCAAAGCGGCCATTGCCTTAGAAGCTGATGCCGGTGAAATCCATAAAGGACAAACTCTGACGGTTATCACCTATGGTATGGGAGTTCACTGGGCTAAAAATGCTGCCAGGCAATTTCCCGGACGTATAGAAGTGGTGGACTTACGCACTCTCAACCCTTTGGATGAAGACATGGTTTTCTCCTCCGTTAAAAAACACGGCAAGTGTATCGTGATAACAGAAGAAACGGTCACCCATTCCTTTGCAGAGGCTCTTGCCGGAAGGATTGCTTCCGCCTGTTTTGAGTTTCTGGATGCTCCGGTGAAAATTATCGGGGCGGTCAATACTCCGGCTATACCTATCAATGCAACCCTAGAAAATGCCATGCTGCCCTCAGCCGATAAGGTAGCGGCAGTGATGAAAGAACTGTTGGCCTATTAA
- the infB gene encoding translation initiation factor IF-2, which yields MSEVKNLRLVKVASELNVGTQTIIEHLKNAGYDVEDKPTAKLTEEMYRLLINEFQKDADIKSKAEKIVIGTSDHKDIVLSTKVPPPKKENETEEVLIKTTGAQTLDIKEKKTKTKEDETDVQETPRVELSGPKVVGKIDLKPKPQKQEITEKAESEIPQEQPVKETPSEPEWIKTPKVILTGPKVIDKIELPVEKPDTKSKPEPKEPRRKRRRIVKKVSLKDKADDRGEGAGSRSKSGKGSEEQPQISDKEIQEKIRATMAKLGTHTKGKAVKTRIKRQKREDAAEAGQSETIDSNILQVTEFISVSELASLMNVSPTEVISKCLKLGVVVSINQRLNAEVIELVADEFGYKVKFITISDQAEVEDLQEDDAQNTVERAPIVTVMGHVDHGKTSLLDYIRRTNVTSQEAGGITQHIGAYEVTTESGKKIVFLDTPGHEAFTAMRARGASVTDIAVIVIAADDAVMPQTKEAISHAQAAGVPMIFAINKIDKEGANPDKIREQLANMNLLVEEWGGKYQSQEISAKKGINIDKLLDKILLEAELLELKCNPHRPAVGTVIEASLDKGRGYVATLLVQNGTLHIGDVVVAGIYYGKVKAMFNEKGERRTEAGPASAVLILGLNGAPTAGEAFKVYSSEQEAKEVTNRREQILREQGLRTKKHITLDEIGRRRALGTFKELKLIVKADVDGSVQALTDAIQKLSTEEVMVNVVHSAVGQITESDVLLASASDAVIIGFQVRPSPTARKLAEKENIEIRLYSIIYDAIEQIKTAIEGMLEPTIEEKVLGTAEVKELFKVSKVGTIAGCQVIEGKIPAKSKVRVIREGIVVFTGEIDTLKRFKDEVKEVVSGQECGIHLKEYNDVKVGDHIEAYEETEVKRKL from the coding sequence ATGTCAGAAGTTAAAAACCTGAGGTTAGTTAAAGTTGCCAGTGAGCTGAATGTGGGTACTCAAACCATTATTGAGCACCTGAAAAATGCGGGCTATGACGTGGAAGACAAACCCACAGCAAAGCTCACTGAAGAAATGTACAGACTTCTGATCAACGAGTTCCAGAAGGATGCAGACATTAAGTCTAAGGCCGAAAAAATTGTCATCGGCACCAGCGACCATAAAGACATTGTGCTTTCCACAAAAGTACCTCCTCCAAAAAAAGAAAATGAAACCGAAGAGGTGCTTATTAAAACCACCGGAGCCCAAACCCTGGATATCAAAGAAAAGAAAACCAAGACTAAAGAAGATGAAACAGATGTACAGGAAACCCCGCGGGTGGAGCTTAGCGGGCCTAAGGTAGTGGGTAAAATAGATCTGAAACCCAAACCACAGAAACAGGAGATTACCGAAAAGGCTGAATCGGAAATCCCCCAGGAACAACCCGTTAAAGAAACTCCTTCTGAACCGGAATGGATAAAAACCCCGAAAGTTATACTTACCGGCCCCAAGGTAATTGATAAGATTGAGCTACCGGTTGAAAAACCCGATACGAAAAGTAAACCAGAACCCAAAGAACCCAGACGGAAACGTAGGCGCATCGTCAAAAAGGTTTCACTCAAAGACAAGGCTGACGATCGGGGTGAGGGAGCAGGAAGCCGCTCAAAAAGCGGAAAGGGCAGTGAAGAGCAACCTCAAATCTCAGACAAGGAAATCCAGGAGAAGATCAGGGCCACAATGGCCAAGCTCGGAACGCATACCAAGGGCAAAGCAGTTAAAACCCGTATCAAACGCCAGAAAAGAGAGGATGCAGCAGAAGCCGGCCAGTCCGAAACGATAGACTCTAATATCCTGCAGGTAACGGAATTTATTTCAGTCAGCGAACTGGCCAGCCTGATGAATGTAAGCCCTACTGAAGTCATCAGCAAATGCCTGAAACTGGGTGTTGTAGTGTCCATTAATCAGCGTCTGAACGCAGAGGTAATAGAGCTGGTGGCCGATGAATTCGGATACAAAGTGAAATTCATCACCATCTCTGATCAGGCAGAAGTAGAAGATCTGCAGGAAGATGATGCCCAAAATACCGTAGAGCGTGCCCCTATCGTCACCGTGATGGGTCATGTAGATCATGGGAAAACCTCTCTGCTGGATTACATACGCAGAACCAATGTCACCAGCCAGGAGGCAGGTGGTATCACCCAACATATAGGAGCATACGAAGTAACCACCGAAAGCGGTAAAAAAATCGTTTTTCTGGATACTCCCGGTCATGAAGCCTTTACAGCCATGCGCGCCCGGGGCGCCAGTGTGACGGACATAGCAGTTATCGTCATAGCAGCTGATGATGCCGTCATGCCTCAAACCAAAGAAGCCATCAGCCATGCCCAGGCCGCGGGCGTGCCGATGATTTTTGCCATTAATAAAATTGATAAGGAAGGAGCCAATCCCGATAAAATACGCGAACAGCTGGCAAATATGAACCTCCTGGTGGAAGAATGGGGAGGCAAATACCAGTCACAGGAGATTTCTGCAAAGAAAGGGATCAACATTGATAAACTGCTGGATAAGATTCTGCTGGAAGCCGAGCTGCTGGAACTCAAATGCAATCCCCACCGCCCTGCAGTAGGAACGGTCATTGAAGCCAGCCTGGATAAAGGACGCGGCTATGTTGCCACTCTGCTGGTCCAGAACGGTACCCTCCATATAGGCGATGTGGTGGTAGCAGGCATCTACTACGGTAAGGTAAAGGCCATGTTCAATGAAAAAGGAGAAAGACGTACTGAAGCCGGACCTGCCTCTGCCGTGCTTATCCTTGGTTTGAATGGCGCTCCGACTGCAGGAGAAGCCTTCAAAGTCTATTCCTCTGAACAAGAGGCCAAAGAGGTCACCAACAGGCGCGAGCAGATTCTTCGGGAGCAAGGCCTGCGGACGAAAAAACACATTACCCTGGATGAAATTGGCCGCAGAAGAGCGCTTGGTACATTTAAAGAGCTGAAACTTATCGTGAAGGCCGATGTGGATGGCTCCGTACAAGCACTTACCGATGCCATACAAAAGCTTTCCACCGAGGAAGTAATGGTAAATGTAGTCCATAGTGCTGTAGGACAAATCACTGAATCCGATGTCCTGCTGGCCTCTGCATCAGATGCCGTTATCATCGGATTCCAGGTTCGTCCTTCCCCAACAGCCCGCAAACTTGCTGAAAAAGAAAATATTGAAATACGGCTCTATTCCATAATCTATGATGCCATTGAACAAATCAAAACCGCTATAGAGGGCATGCTGGAACCTACCATTGAAGAAAAAGTTTTGGGCACCGCTGAAGTAAAAGAGCTCTTTAAAGTTAGCAAGGTAGGCACTATTGCCGGCTGCCAGGTCATAGAGGGTAAAATCCCGGCAAAATCCAAAGTCCGCGTCATCCGCGAAGGCATTGTGGTGTTTACCGGAGAAATTGATACCCTCAAGCGGTTTAAAGACGAAGTGAAAGAGGTCGTCTCAGGGCAGGAATGCGGCATTCACCTCAAAGAATACAATGACGTCAAAGTAGGAGACCATATTGAGGCCTACGAAGAAACCGAGGTGAAGAGAAAACTTTAA